In one window of Echeneis naucrates chromosome 17, fEcheNa1.1, whole genome shotgun sequence DNA:
- the LOC115057158 gene encoding integumentary mucin C.1-like isoform X2 encodes MRAVTVFYWVASLSLVHATHGPLNGCKCRGTSTTRPRKTEIVNYTVQPETCRNPAVLFLLKSGVTICSDPELGWVKSAMKRVDGEKEALLQIEENEPESTTDTPATTDTPATTDTPATTDTPATTDTPATTTVSSKAPYRTYRNRRKSKNLNHMMKGRTKRKIKEIKICSTSN; translated from the exons ATGAGAGCAGTCACTGTCTTCTACTGGGTCGCATCACTCAGCCTGGTTCATGCAA CCCATGGACCCTTAAATGGCTGCAAATGTCGTGGGACATCCACAACCAGACCCCGCAAGACAGAGATCGTCAATTACACAGTTCAGCCTGAGACCTGCCGTAACCCAGCTGTACT GTTTCTGCTGAAGTCTGGGGTAACAATTTGCTCCGACCCTGAACTAGGATGGGTAAAAAGTGCCATGAAGAGGGTGGATGGGGAAAAAGAAGCGCTGCTACAGATTGAAGAGAATGAACCGGAATCAACGACAGACACCCCG GCAACGACAGACACCCCGGCAACGACAGACACCCCGGCAACGACAGACACCCCAGCAACGACAGACACCCCAGCAACAACAACTGTATCAAGCAAAGCACCATACAGGACATACAGGAATagaaggaaaagtaaaaatctaaatcataTGATGAAGGGACGTACCAAAAGGAAGATCAAGGAAATTAAAATTTGCTCCACTTCTAACTAG
- the LOC115057158 gene encoding integumentary mucin C.1-like isoform X1, with protein MRAVTVFYWVASLSLVHATHGPLNGCKCRGTSTTRPRKTEIVNYTVQPETCRNPAVLFLLKSGVTICSDPELGWVKSAMKRVDGEKEALLQIEENEPESTTDTPATTDTPATTDTPATTDTPATTDTPATTDTPATTDTPATTDTPATTTVSSKAPYRTYRNRRKSKNLNHMMKGRTKRKIKEIKICSTSN; from the exons ATGAGAGCAGTCACTGTCTTCTACTGGGTCGCATCACTCAGCCTGGTTCATGCAA CCCATGGACCCTTAAATGGCTGCAAATGTCGTGGGACATCCACAACCAGACCCCGCAAGACAGAGATCGTCAATTACACAGTTCAGCCTGAGACCTGCCGTAACCCAGCTGTACT GTTTCTGCTGAAGTCTGGGGTAACAATTTGCTCCGACCCTGAACTAGGATGGGTAAAAAGTGCCATGAAGAGGGTGGATGGGGAAAAAGAAGCGCTGCTACAGATTGAAGAGAATGAACCGGAATCAACGACAGACACCCCGGCAACGACAGACACCCCGGCAACGACAGACACCCCGGCAACGACAGACACCCCAGCAACGACAGACACCCCGGCAACGACAGACACCCCGGCAACGACAGACACCCCAGCAACGACAGACACCCCAGCAACAACAACTGTATCAAGCAAAGCACCATACAGGACATACAGGAATagaaggaaaagtaaaaatctaaatcataTGATGAAGGGACGTACCAAAAGGAAGATCAAGGAAATTAAAATTTGCTCCACTTCTAACTAG